One genomic window of Anaerofustis stercorihominis DSM 17244 includes the following:
- a CDS encoding DeoR/GlpR family DNA-binding transcription regulator, translating into MLTEKRYEKILEMLNEKSVLTVKEITQALHSSDATTRRDLQALDNMGKLKKVHGGAAKIENSSFIKKEEDIITRENISKEEKDKIGKKAASLIEENDFIYLDAGTSTGAMIKYITAKNVTFVTNGLYHALTLSKMGYKVFITSGEAREITGSVVGSEAVKSLVKYNFTKGFFGTNGIDIKAGYTTYAEKEALIKGAAIKKCKEAFILGDDSKFNKIAPITFANIKDAVIITSSDVNNSFKGKTKILEAK; encoded by the coding sequence ATGTTGACCGAAAAAAGATATGAAAAAATTCTAGAAATGTTAAATGAAAAAAGTGTTCTTACAGTAAAGGAAATCACACAGGCACTCCATTCTTCCGACGCAACCACGAGAAGAGACTTACAAGCTTTGGATAACATGGGCAAACTAAAAAAAGTTCACGGCGGTGCGGCAAAAATCGAAAACAGCAGTTTCATAAAAAAAGAAGAAGATATTATTACCAGAGAAAATATAAGCAAAGAAGAAAAAGATAAAATAGGGAAAAAAGCGGCAAGCCTTATCGAAGAAAACGACTTTATCTATTTAGACGCGGGGACTTCGACAGGGGCGATGATTAAATATATAACGGCTAAGAACGTAACTTTCGTAACAAACGGCTTATATCATGCTCTTACCCTGTCAAAAATGGGATATAAAGTTTTCATTACATCGGGGGAAGCAAGAGAAATCACAGGTTCTGTCGTTGGAAGTGAAGCGGTAAAAAGTTTGGTAAAATACAACTTCACAAAAGGTTTCTTCGGTACCAACGGGATAGATATAAAGGCGGGATATACGACATACGCGGAAAAAGAAGCATTGATAAAAGGTGCGGCGATAAAAAAATGTAAAGAAGCCTTTATTTTGGGTGATGATTCCAAATTTAACAAAATAGCACCTATTACTTTCGCAAATATTAAAGATGCGGTAATAATTACTTCATCTGATGTCAATAATTCCTTTAAGGGGAAAACAAAAATATTGGAGGCAAAATAA
- the pfkB gene encoding 1-phosphofructokinase codes for MIYTVTFNPALDYVMLLNKFESGGVNRSKEEFLNPGGKGINVSMMLTELEVDNTALGYVAGFTGEELVNKLKKRNIKTDFITLKEGNTRINVKVKADIESEINAGGPDITNEDINLLMSKLDKLSDEDILVLAGSIPSSVDNDIYEQIMKRLNDKKVNIAVDATNELLLNVLKYSPFLIKPNHHELGELFDVSLKTEEDIITYAKKLQEMGARNILVSMAGDGAILLTENGEILKSNSPKGKVINSVGAGDSMVAGFLAGYLKNKDYTEALKLGIASGSASAFSEGIATKKDVDTLLKQL; via the coding sequence ATGATATACACCGTAACGTTTAACCCTGCACTGGATTATGTAATGCTTCTGAATAAATTCGAAAGCGGAGGAGTCAACCGCTCAAAGGAAGAATTCCTAAACCCGGGCGGAAAGGGTATAAATGTTTCAATGATGCTTACAGAGCTTGAAGTTGATAACACCGCTCTAGGATATGTAGCGGGTTTCACGGGAGAAGAACTGGTAAACAAGCTAAAAAAAAGAAATATTAAAACCGACTTTATAACTCTTAAAGAAGGTAACACAAGAATAAACGTCAAAGTTAAAGCAGATATAGAAAGCGAAATAAATGCAGGGGGACCTGATATAACTAATGAAGATATAAATTTACTGATGAGTAAATTGGATAAGCTTTCGGATGAGGATATTTTAGTCCTTGCGGGAAGTATCCCAAGTTCGGTGGATAACGACATTTACGAACAGATAATGAAAAGACTCAATGATAAAAAAGTAAATATCGCGGTTGATGCAACCAATGAACTGTTATTAAATGTATTAAAATATTCGCCGTTTCTTATAAAACCAAATCATCATGAACTGGGGGAATTATTCGATGTTAGCTTAAAGACGGAAGAGGACATAATCACATATGCCAAAAAACTTCAGGAAATGGGAGCGAGAAATATTTTGGTTTCCATGGCAGGCGACGGAGCGATACTCTTAACGGAAAATGGAGAAATATTAAAAAGTAATTCTCCAAAGGGAAAAGTAATAAATTCCGTAGGTGCGGGAGACTCCATGGTCGCAGGATTTTTGGCGGGGTATCTTAAAAACAAAGACTACACCGAAGCTTTAAAGCTCGGTATAGCTTCAGGCAGTGCAAGTGCTTTCAGCGAAGGTATAGCTACCAAAAAAGATGTAGATACTTTACTAAAGCAATTATAA
- a CDS encoding helix-turn-helix domain-containing protein — protein sequence MKIEEAFSIRIKYLLKEKGMTAEELSKKSDVSLNYINKLITGTAKNLHIQEMGQISIAFEMPLHEFLDDEVFHHLETKYTKK from the coding sequence ATGAAAATAGAAGAAGCTTTCAGTATAAGAATAAAATATCTACTAAAAGAAAAAGGTATGACTGCCGAAGAACTTTCTAAAAAGTCAGATGTTTCACTCAATTATATAAATAAATTGATAACCGGCACAGCTAAAAATCTGCATATACAGGAAATGGGACAGATATCCATCGCATTTGAGATGCCTCTACATGAATTTTTAGATGACGAGGTATTTCATCATTTGGAAACAAAATATACAAAAAAATAA
- a CDS encoding DMT family transporter, whose translation MKINIKNKSLCADFFLLVMAFIWGSGFIVTKNGLDALSGTQLIFTRFIIAAVTLFIINFKKLNLITKKTIMKSAVIGFVLFLGFTFQTYGLVQTSAGKSAFLTAVYVAIVPFITMFVGKQKPEKHNFIAALMMIIGIFLLTMNPREGLNINYYDGITLIGSIFWAFHVFFVGIFSKDEDPIILCMMQMAFAGLFAFILLIFNGELFTFDITGSIVPMLLYLGVIASAIAFLIQNVAQKYTTPTHAGILMSMESVFGTILGIIFLKEIFTIQMLFGAVIIFTALILAETKFAFLKREKVKIETEDV comes from the coding sequence ATGAAAATAAATATAAAAAACAAATCACTATGTGCCGATTTTTTCCTTTTGGTAATGGCTTTTATTTGGGGAAGCGGTTTTATAGTAACAAAAAACGGTTTAGACGCTCTCAGTGGTACCCAGCTTATATTTACACGATTTATAATTGCCGCTGTTACCCTGTTTATTATAAATTTCAAAAAACTAAATCTTATTACAAAGAAGACTATAATGAAAAGTGCGGTGATAGGCTTTGTATTATTTCTGGGCTTTACTTTTCAGACTTATGGTCTGGTCCAGACATCGGCGGGAAAGAGTGCTTTTTTGACTGCGGTGTATGTAGCAATAGTTCCTTTTATAACCATGTTTGTGGGTAAACAAAAACCTGAAAAACATAATTTTATTGCGGCTTTGATGATGATAATCGGGATATTTTTGCTTACGATGAACCCCAGGGAGGGGTTAAATATAAATTACTACGACGGTATCACTTTGATAGGCTCGATATTTTGGGCTTTTCATGTATTCTTTGTCGGTATTTTTTCCAAAGATGAAGACCCTATCATCCTATGTATGATGCAAATGGCTTTTGCTGGGCTTTTTGCTTTTATACTTCTTATATTCAACGGGGAATTGTTTACTTTTGATATAACAGGAAGTATCGTTCCAATGTTATTATATCTCGGTGTGATAGCTTCGGCTATAGCATTTTTGATCCAAAATGTCGCTCAAAAGTATACTACTCCCACTCATGCGGGAATACTTATGAGTATGGAAAGTGTATTCGGAACTATCCTAGGTATTATTTTCCTAAAAGAAATTTTTACTATACAAATGTTGTTCGGTGCTGTTATAATATTCACAGCTTTGATACTTGCTGAAACGAAGTTTGCTTTTTTAAAAAGAGAAAAAGTTAAAATAGAAACCGAAGATGTTTAG
- a CDS encoding tyrosine-protein phosphatase yields MDLNRINFSGELPLEGTNNVRDLGGYYCNTTPPRITKYHKFIRSAGLTYITNKDIDILLSYGVKDVLDLRSSEEAELQPNKLKDVEGINYYNIPLSIVDMVADITKEDKNFNMPEGYIKRIEHKEIIKGIIEYIADNLNGGFLFHCTAGKDRTGLVASILLGLCNVSRGDIKANYEVSHTYMRENNDFMKAYEMGKSKVFLSKARYMECVYDYIINTYGSYKDYLINCSIKETDLNKIINYFTEEI; encoded by the coding sequence ATGGACTTAAACAGAATAAACTTTTCCGGTGAACTTCCTTTGGAAGGAACAAATAACGTAAGGGATCTCGGCGGTTATTACTGCAATACGACTCCTCCTAGAATAACTAAATATCATAAATTCATAAGGTCTGCTGGACTTACATATATTACAAACAAGGACATAGATATACTGCTAAGCTACGGAGTAAAAGACGTACTGGATCTTAGGAGCAGTGAAGAAGCAGAACTTCAGCCAAACAAATTAAAAGACGTGGAAGGGATAAATTATTATAATATCCCTTTAAGTATCGTTGATATGGTTGCAGACATAACTAAAGAAGATAAGAATTTCAATATGCCGGAGGGATATATCAAGCGTATAGAACATAAGGAAATAATAAAGGGTATAATAGAGTACATCGCCGATAATCTGAACGGAGGCTTTTTATTCCACTGTACGGCGGGAAAAGACAGGACGGGACTTGTCGCTTCTATACTTCTCGGACTTTGCAATGTCTCCAGAGGAGATATAAAAGCTAACTATGAGGTATCTCACACTTACATGAGAGAAAACAATGACTTTATGAAAGCCTATGAAATGGGAAAATCAAAGGTGTTTTTATCAAAAGCAAGGTATATGGAATGCGTATATGATTACATTATCAATACTTACGGTTCGTACAAGGATTACTTAATAAACTGCAGCATCAAAGAAACCGATTTAAACAAAATAATAAATTATTTTACAGAGGAAATATAA
- a CDS encoding helix-turn-helix domain-containing protein: MQINYKKVGGKIKEARKKQGYTQETLAEIIDLSASHLSHVESGIAKISLPTIVAIAKTLNVSLDDLLSLEIDNQSIYLTLKELDRIFKNCTVKEKNLLIHNLNILKQYDLKEYIRKSQEV, from the coding sequence ATGCAAATCAATTATAAAAAAGTTGGAGGAAAAATTAAAGAAGCAAGAAAAAAGCAAGGTTATACACAAGAAACATTAGCTGAAATAATAGATTTATCAGCCAGCCATTTAAGTCATGTGGAAAGCGGGATTGCAAAAATTTCACTTCCAACGATAGTTGCCATTGCAAAAACACTAAATGTAAGTCTTGATGACCTATTAAGTTTGGAAATAGATAATCAGTCAATTTATTTGACCTTAAAAGAACTGGATAGGATTTTTAAAAACTGCACGGTAAAAGAGAAGAACTTATTGATACATAATTTAAATATATTAAAGCAATATGATTTAAAGGAGTATATAAGAAAATCCCAAGAGGTTTAA
- a CDS encoding MATE family efflux transporter → MNNNADFSIGSPAKNILKLAVPMTVAQLINLLYNMIDRIYIGRIPTTGTLALTGLGLCFPIIMIVTAFANLFSFGGAPLFSMERGRENDEEAQKIMGNSFLMMILFGVSLTIIGLLFQKPILYLFGASDVTYPFARDYITIYLTGNIFVMTSLGMNSFINAQGFAKTGMLTVMLGAFTNLILDPIFIFHFGMGVKGAAIATIISQFLSSVWVMKFLTGKKAIIKLTKESMHLRVSRVKRIIDLGMSGFIMSVTNSIVQIICNATLQIYGGDLYVGVMTILNSIREIFTMPVSGITDGATPVMSYNYGAKNFHKLKKAIKFMSIVCIAYTFLAWLTIIEFPDIFIKIFNHDPKLIAKSIPAIEIYFFGFFMMALQFAGQRVFVSLGKSGYAVFFSIFRKVIIVTPLTILLPKFFSLGVKGVFLAEPISNFIGGLACFITMIVVVLPEINNND, encoded by the coding sequence ATGAATAATAACGCAGATTTCAGCATAGGAAGCCCGGCAAAAAACATATTGAAACTCGCGGTACCCATGACGGTAGCACAGCTTATAAACCTCCTTTATAACATGATAGACAGGATATACATAGGAAGGATACCGACTACGGGTACCCTAGCCTTAACTGGACTTGGATTATGCTTTCCCATAATCATGATAGTCACCGCCTTTGCAAATCTATTTTCTTTCGGCGGCGCTCCTCTTTTCTCAATGGAAAGAGGAAGAGAAAACGATGAAGAAGCTCAAAAAATCATGGGGAATTCTTTTCTTATGATGATACTATTCGGAGTATCTCTTACGATAATAGGGCTTTTATTTCAAAAACCTATACTATACCTCTTCGGAGCAAGCGACGTCACCTACCCCTTTGCAAGAGATTACATAACCATATATTTGACCGGGAATATTTTTGTGATGACAAGCCTTGGAATGAACAGCTTCATAAATGCACAGGGCTTCGCAAAAACGGGAATGCTAACCGTAATGCTTGGAGCATTTACCAACTTGATACTGGATCCGATATTCATATTCCACTTCGGAATGGGAGTAAAAGGAGCGGCGATAGCAACTATAATATCCCAATTCCTTTCAAGCGTATGGGTAATGAAATTCCTTACGGGAAAGAAAGCTATCATAAAACTCACTAAAGAAAGCATGCACCTCAGAGTAAGCAGAGTAAAGAGGATAATCGACCTTGGTATGTCGGGATTTATCATGTCCGTAACCAACAGTATAGTACAAATCATATGCAATGCCACTCTTCAAATTTACGGAGGAGACTTATATGTAGGAGTAATGACTATATTGAATTCTATCCGGGAAATATTCACTATGCCCGTCAGCGGTATCACAGACGGTGCGACTCCTGTAATGAGCTACAACTACGGAGCAAAAAACTTCCATAAGCTGAAAAAAGCGATAAAATTTATGTCAATCGTTTGTATAGCCTACACTTTCCTTGCATGGCTAACCATTATAGAGTTCCCGGACATATTCATTAAAATATTCAACCACGACCCTAAACTAATAGCGAAGAGCATACCCGCAATAGAAATATATTTTTTCGGTTTCTTTATGATGGCTCTCCAATTTGCGGGTCAGAGAGTTTTCGTGTCCCTGGGGAAATCGGGATATGCAGTATTCTTTTCCATTTTCAGAAAAGTAATCATAGTTACTCCCCTAACTATCCTCCTTCCGAAGTTTTTCTCTCTTGGAGTAAAAGGGGTATTCCTCGCAGAACCAATATCAAACTTCATCGGCGGACTTGCCTGTTTTATAACTATGATTGTGGTCGTTCTTCCTGAAATCAACAATAATGATTAA
- a CDS encoding DMT family transporter, translating into MKEKTIISDRNKGVFFIILSAFCFALMNVFVRMAGDLPFIQKSFFRNFVAFFFALILMKKQGIKISMPKGSKLDLVLRATFGTIGIFCNFYAIDHMLVSDASMLNKLSPFFVIIFSYFILSEKIKPFQGLCVFIAFIGTLFVIKPGFTGIPIFPALIGIMGGMCAGIAYTYVRKLGTKGVKGPFIVFFFSMFSCLVSLPFLILEFTSMSPYQILILLLTGLAASGGQFFITAAYTHAPAREISIYDYSQIIFATILSFVLLGQIPDLYSFIGYIIICIASVIMFLYNNNKILSNK; encoded by the coding sequence ATGAAAGAAAAGACAATAATATCGGATAGAAATAAGGGTGTATTTTTTATAATACTTTCCGCATTCTGCTTTGCTTTAATGAATGTATTTGTAAGGATGGCGGGTGATCTGCCCTTTATACAAAAAAGTTTCTTTAGAAATTTTGTAGCTTTCTTCTTTGCTTTGATATTAATGAAAAAGCAGGGAATAAAAATATCTATGCCTAAAGGAAGTAAACTTGATTTGGTCTTACGAGCTACATTCGGTACCATAGGTATATTCTGCAACTTCTATGCGATAGACCATATGCTAGTTAGTGACGCTTCAATGTTAAATAAATTATCTCCGTTTTTCGTAATAATATTTTCTTATTTTATATTGAGTGAAAAAATAAAACCCTTTCAGGGATTATGTGTATTCATTGCTTTCATCGGAACATTATTTGTCATAAAGCCCGGATTTACGGGAATACCTATTTTCCCTGCATTAATAGGTATTATGGGAGGTATGTGTGCCGGTATAGCATACACTTATGTTAGGAAGCTTGGAACAAAAGGAGTCAAAGGACCTTTTATAGTGTTCTTCTTCTCTATGTTTTCCTGTTTGGTATCTCTGCCATTCTTGATACTGGAATTTACATCAATGAGTCCATATCAAATATTAATACTGCTCTTAACTGGCTTAGCTGCTTCGGGAGGACAGTTCTTTATAACTGCTGCATATACTCATGCTCCTGCGAGGGAAATATCAATATACGATTATTCTCAGATAATATTTGCTACGATTTTATCCTTTGTATTACTCGGACAAATTCCTGATTTATACAGTTTTATCGGATATATAATAATATGTATTGCTTCGGTGATAATGTTTTTATATAACAATAATAAAATATTAAGTAATAAATAG
- a CDS encoding metallophosphoesterase family protein codes for MIYVTGDTHIPIDIHKLDDDAFMEQKKLTKDDYVIICGDFGGVWGNGRGDNYYLNKLENKNFTTLWVDGNHENYTLLKNYKIKEWHGGKVQFIKDSVIHLMRGQVFNIEGKKFFTFGGGNSIDKSIRDPGRTWWSEEMPSKKEYDEGLKNLKLNDFKVDYIISHTAPYHINRDIFKKAVKDEYKLNKYLEDVEDMCDYKKHFFGHFHEDIDIDDKHSCLYQRIIRIV; via the coding sequence ATGATTTATGTAACGGGAGATACTCATATTCCAATTGATATCCATAAGCTTGATGACGATGCTTTTATGGAACAGAAAAAATTAACTAAAGATGATTATGTAATTATATGCGGAGATTTCGGAGGTGTTTGGGGAAACGGGAGAGGCGACAATTATTATTTAAATAAGCTGGAAAATAAGAATTTTACAACGCTTTGGGTTGACGGGAACCATGAGAATTATACTCTACTTAAAAATTATAAAATAAAAGAATGGCACGGAGGCAAGGTGCAGTTTATCAAAGACAGTGTAATTCATCTTATGAGGGGACAAGTATTTAATATTGAAGGTAAAAAGTTCTTTACTTTTGGCGGAGGCAATTCTATTGATAAGAGTATCAGAGATCCCGGCAGGACTTGGTGGAGTGAAGAAATGCCAAGCAAAAAAGAATATGATGAAGGACTTAAAAATTTAAAATTAAATGATTTTAAGGTAGATTATATAATAAGTCACACAGCGCCATATCACATAAACAGAGATATTTTTAAAAAGGCTGTTAAGGACGAGTATAAATTAAATAAGTATCTGGAAGATGTGGAGGATATGTGTGATTATAAAAAGCATTTCTTTGGACACTTTCATGAAGATATTGATATTGATGATAAACATAGCTGTTTATATCAAAGGATAATTAGGATAGTATGA
- a CDS encoding fructose-specific PTS transporter subunit EIIC encodes MKIIDLLKREGISLNPDVKDKSGAIDFLVDLMDKSGRLSDKKEYKKGVLEREAQGTTGIGEGVAIPHSKNKAVKEAGLSAMVIKNGLDFESLDAQPAYLFFMIAAPDGENNVHLEVLSRLSTLLMDENFRQDLIDSKDKDEFLAMIDKAEKEKFKEEKAEEKAEADKEDDGYFDVLAVTACPTGIAHTYMAAEVMEKKAKEMGIKFKVETDGSGGVKNKLTKDEIEHAKCIIVAADREVEMARFNGKKVIQTKVANGINKAEELLTDAINKKAPIYEGGGEVVDDDGAKESIGRQIYKHLMNGVSHMLPFVIGGGILIALAFLFDDASLGAKTFGSNTPFAAFLKTIGDTAFGFMLPILAGYIAMSIGDRPALVTGFVGGAIANSGGSGFLGALLAGFIAGYLMVFLKKLFSKLPNSLEGMKPVLIYPLLGVLLIGAIMTFLVNPPVSILNTSLTNGLNAMGESSKVVLGIVLGAMMSIDMGGPFNKAAYVFGTASLTTGNYDIMAAVMIGGMVPPLAIALCATFFKNRFSKDERGSALTNYIMGASFITEGAIPFAAADPLRVIPSCAIGAGIAGGLSMLFGCTLRAPHGGLWVTAIIGNPLYYLAALAVGSLIGMALLAILKKPIHD; translated from the coding sequence ATGAAAATTATTGATTTACTTAAAAGGGAAGGAATTTCATTAAATCCCGATGTAAAAGACAAATCGGGAGCTATAGACTTCTTGGTAGATTTGATGGATAAAAGCGGAAGATTATCCGATAAAAAAGAATACAAAAAGGGAGTTTTGGAAAGAGAAGCTCAGGGTACAACAGGTATCGGGGAAGGAGTTGCCATTCCTCATTCCAAAAATAAAGCGGTAAAAGAAGCGGGACTCAGTGCAATGGTCATCAAAAACGGTTTGGATTTTGAGTCATTAGACGCTCAGCCTGCATACCTATTCTTTATGATAGCCGCTCCCGACGGAGAAAACAACGTCCATTTGGAAGTATTAAGCAGATTATCCACACTTCTTATGGACGAAAATTTCAGACAGGATTTAATTGATTCAAAAGATAAAGATGAATTTTTAGCGATGATAGATAAAGCAGAAAAAGAAAAATTCAAAGAAGAAAAGGCTGAGGAAAAAGCAGAAGCCGACAAGGAAGATGACGGATACTTTGACGTCCTTGCAGTTACAGCCTGCCCAACGGGAATCGCCCATACTTACATGGCTGCGGAAGTTATGGAGAAAAAAGCAAAAGAAATGGGTATTAAATTCAAAGTCGAAACAGACGGTTCGGGCGGAGTTAAAAATAAACTTACAAAAGATGAAATAGAACATGCTAAATGTATTATCGTTGCGGCAGACAGAGAAGTTGAAATGGCTAGATTCAACGGTAAAAAAGTCATTCAAACAAAAGTTGCCAACGGTATAAACAAAGCGGAAGAATTGCTTACTGACGCAATTAACAAAAAAGCACCTATATATGAAGGCGGCGGAGAAGTAGTCGATGATGACGGCGCAAAAGAAAGTATAGGACGTCAAATTTATAAACACCTTATGAATGGAGTGTCTCATATGCTGCCATTCGTAATCGGCGGAGGTATATTGATTGCTCTTGCATTCCTATTTGATGATGCCAGTCTGGGTGCTAAGACATTCGGTTCAAATACACCATTTGCAGCTTTCCTAAAAACTATCGGTGACACCGCATTCGGCTTTATGTTACCTATCCTTGCGGGATACATTGCAATGAGTATCGGCGACAGACCCGCACTAGTTACGGGTTTTGTGGGAGGAGCGATAGCAAACAGCGGCGGATCCGGATTTTTGGGAGCTCTTCTTGCAGGTTTTATCGCAGGATATTTAATGGTATTTTTAAAGAAATTATTCTCAAAATTGCCAAACAGTTTGGAAGGTATGAAGCCTGTACTGATATATCCATTACTCGGAGTACTTCTCATCGGTGCCATAATGACATTCCTTGTAAATCCTCCGGTATCGATTCTAAACACTTCCTTAACTAACGGATTGAATGCAATGGGAGAATCATCTAAAGTCGTACTTGGAATAGTTCTGGGTGCGATGATGTCCATCGACATGGGAGGTCCTTTCAATAAAGCAGCATATGTATTCGGAACGGCTTCACTTACAACAGGAAACTACGATATAATGGCAGCGGTTATGATTGGAGGAATGGTTCCTCCTCTTGCAATCGCACTTTGTGCCACATTCTTCAAAAATAGATTTTCAAAAGATGAAAGAGGTTCAGCCCTTACAAATTATATTATGGGAGCTTCATTCATCACGGAAGGTGCTATACCATTCGCAGCAGCGGATCCTCTAAGAGTGATACCATCATGTGCCATTGGTGCCGGTATAGCAGGCGGACTTTCAATGCTATTCGGTTGTACTCTAAGAGCTCCTCACGGAGGACTTTGGGTAACGGCGATAATCGGAAATCCATTATATTACTTGGCTGCTCTTGCAGTAGGTTCATTAATTGGAATGGCATTATTAGCCATACTAAAAAAACCTATTCATGATTAA
- a CDS encoding DUF4352 domain-containing protein has protein sequence MKKLLSVVLVLLMGLCFLTGCGDEEPQKTSFKVGETATYEGVNYTVTKVKKSKGSDFDKPKKGHEYVIVTLKIENKSEETIDFNSLDWRMENSKGKVENETLSIEATDTALGSGDLKAGGSAKGTIVFEEPKKDKGLKLHYYGNIFTSDESAFHFVLN, from the coding sequence ATGAAAAAATTATTATCGGTAGTATTAGTTTTATTAATGGGGTTATGCTTTTTAACCGGCTGCGGAGATGAAGAACCGCAAAAGACAAGTTTTAAAGTAGGTGAAACTGCTACATATGAAGGTGTAAATTATACTGTGACTAAAGTTAAAAAATCAAAAGGAAGTGATTTTGATAAACCGAAGAAAGGTCATGAATACGTAATTGTAACTTTAAAGATCGAAAATAAATCTGAAGAGACGATAGATTTTAATTCTTTAGACTGGAGAATGGAAAATTCTAAAGGTAAAGTAGAAAATGAAACTCTTTCCATAGAAGCAACCGATACAGCTTTAGGAAGCGGAGACTTAAAAGCCGGCGGAAGTGCTAAAGGTACGATTGTATTTGAAGAACCAAAGAAAGATAAAGGCTTAAAACTTCATTATTACGGTAATATTTTTACAAGCGATGAATCAGCTTTTCACTTTGTGTTGAATTAA
- a CDS encoding YbjQ family protein, protein MILVTTEKIEGKEFEMLGLVKGSCIQTKNVGKDISQSFKTLVGGELKSYNEMMNESRAMATKRMVQEAEEMGADAIVAVRYASSAIMQGAAEVFAYGTAVKYK, encoded by the coding sequence ATGATCTTAGTAACTACTGAAAAAATCGAAGGAAAAGAATTTGAAATGCTTGGGTTGGTAAAAGGTTCCTGTATACAAACAAAGAATGTCGGCAAGGATATTTCACAAAGTTTCAAAACATTGGTCGGAGGAGAACTTAAATCCTACAACGAAATGATGAACGAATCCAGAGCCATGGCAACGAAGAGAATGGTTCAGGAAGCCGAAGAAATGGGTGCAGACGCCATCGTGGCGGTAAGATACGCTTCCTCTGCAATAATGCAGGGTGCAGCGGAAGTATTCGCTTACGGAACAGCTGTAAAATACAAATAA
- the murB gene encoding UDP-N-acetylmuramate dehydrogenase, which produces MDIKKIEKIIGSENVLLDEPMKKHSNFRSGGNAKFYLTPQTVDEFVEVVKYLKENDEKFIVLGRGTNILVKDGGLKETVVSTFKMTGYEINGEVITANAGTPLALIANKALASYLAGFEFAGGIPGSLGGGVFMNAGAHGGEMKDVLIDVTVFDTSDGKVKVLKPEDLDLRYRHSNIEEKGYIVLSARIQLHKGNKEEIKASMDEFKEYRTRTQPSDPSAGSTFKRPEGYIAAKLIDEAGLKGYHIGDAGVSEKHAGFVINKSNASTKEILDVIDYVKKEVYNKYKVKLEEEVRIIGEDN; this is translated from the coding sequence ATGGATATAAAAAAAATTGAAAAAATCATAGGAAGCGAAAATGTTTTATTGGATGAACCTATGAAGAAACATTCCAATTTCAGAAGCGGCGGGAATGCGAAGTTTTATTTGACACCCCAAACCGTTGATGAATTTGTTGAAGTCGTAAAGTATTTAAAAGAAAATGATGAAAAGTTTATCGTTCTCGGAAGAGGGACAAATATCCTCGTCAAGGACGGCGGGCTTAAAGAAACGGTAGTAAGTACATTCAAAATGACCGGTTATGAAATTAACGGAGAAGTCATCACCGCAAATGCGGGAACACCGTTAGCCCTTATCGCAAACAAGGCGTTGGCTTCATATCTTGCAGGATTTGAATTTGCGGGAGGTATCCCCGGCAGTCTGGGCGGGGGAGTGTTCATGAATGCGGGAGCACACGGCGGTGAAATGAAAGACGTGCTTATCGACGTTACTGTGTTTGATACTAGTGATGGCAAAGTCAAAGTATTAAAACCGGAAGATCTGGATTTAAGATACAGACACAGCAATATCGAAGAAAAAGGATATATTGTCTTAAGTGCAAGGATTCAGCTTCATAAAGGAAATAAAGAAGAAATAAAAGCTAGTATGGATGAGTTCAAGGAGTATAGGACGAGGACTCAGCCAAGCGATCCTTCGGCGGGGAGTACGTTCAAAAGACCCGAGGGTTATATTGCGGCTAAGCTGATAGATGAAGCGGGGCTTAAAGGTTATCATATCGGAGATGCCGGTGTTAGTGAAAAGCATGCGGGATTTGTGATAAATAAAAGTAACGCATCTACCAAAGAAATCTTAGATGTTATTGATTATGTAAAAAAAGAAGTATACAATAAATATAAGGTAAAACTTGAAGAAGAAGTTAGAATAATCGGAGAAGATAATTAG